TTATTTTCAACCGGGTACGGCTCGATGAATCTACTATGATGGCCTTTACATTGCCGATATATACGCCACTGATATTGGTGAACATGCTGCCGGTGATGGTTACTGTATCGCCTATGGGCACGTTACCCGGAGTGAAACTGTTGATCACCGGGGCAGGTTGCAGCACAGAAAAATTAACGGCAGCCATTCTTCCATCCCTGTTTTGGATAGTGATCTGCTGCGGACCATATTTAGCATTGGCAGGCACATTGGTAAAAATGGCCGAACTGGTATTGAACACCGAACTGAACGATGCCGTGGTAGTATCGAATTTTATAGATACGATGTCCTGCATATCGCTTCCCGTGATAGTGATAAAAGTTTCGGGTAATGCAGTGGCAGGGTTCACCGATAAATTGCCGGGAGTGGGAATGCTGTCTTTTTTACAGGCTGTATATAATGTAGTTGCCAGGATGCAAATCGCTGTACAACGTAATAAAATATGTTTATTCATTTGTTGGCCAGATTTGTGTTTAATAATAAGCTACCGGTGCATCTGCCAGTTTGGGATCGATGTCTATTTCCGATTGGGGTACCGGGAACAACAGCATGCTGGCAGTAACAGAAATTTTGTTGGATACAACAGCACCATCGCCACACCAGCCTTCAAACATGCCTCTTTCTGTTTTGCTTAACCGCTCCAGGGCTTTATCCCGGGGCAGGCGAAGGATATCGTACCAGTACTGGCCTTCAAAGGCAAATTCCAGTCTTCGTTCCCGCAACAGGTCATCGGCTGTAATATTGTTAACCGGAATGCCGCCTAAACCGGCCCGCGTTCTTACCCGTAAAAACTGCGCAATGGCAATGGGGTCATTGGTGGAGGTATTGTTGCCCATTACAGCTTCTACATACGTTAGCAATACATCGGCATAGCGGATCATATAAGTGTTGATACCGGTTGACATACTATAGGCGCCGCCCGTAGCTGCGTTGTCTTCATAATTGCCCACTACATATTTTTTTACATTGGCGCCGGTTTTTGATTTGCAGGATGGATAGGTATAACCACCTCTTGCCTGCAACAATTCCGGGTAGTAATCATTGGCGCGCATATAAGTTGGTTTTCTGCGTTGGTCTCCGGCAATGGAATCCCGTTGCAGATCGAGGCTGGGTTTAAAACTGCCCCAGCCATCGGTACCGCCGGTGAGTTCCTGCCCATATGCGGCGCAATAGGCCTGGGTAACATTGCCGGTGCCATAGGCACCATCGGCGTTGCTGGCCGTCCATTGCAGGGCCCATATAGATTCCTTGTTATTGTTGTTACGGGTATAAAACAGGTCTGCAAAGCTGTCCATTAACCCATATCCATAGGTGCTTTCATTGCTGATCAGCTCCCAGGCTTTTGCTTTGGCATTGGCAAAATCATCCATGGTCAGGTATACTTTTGCCATCATGGCCTTAGCGGCGCCAGCAGATACCCGGCCGGGCGTGGCGCCCTTATTGGGTAATTTTGTTTCCGCCTGCTTCAGGTCGTTGATGATGAACTTGTAAACATCCGATACTATATGGCGGGGCAACTGGTAATTCACCATAAAGTTGTTGGTATCTGTTACAATAGGTACCGCGCCGTAATTTCTTACCAGGTAAAAATAGGCGGCGGCCCGCATGAAATAACATTCACCCATAGCGGTGTTAACGGTAGCGGCATCGAGGCTCAAAGCGTTGGGATTATTAGCCAGGTTCATTAAAATGGCATTGGCCTGACCTACCACGCTGTACAACGATGCCCACCCTTTGTACAGGTACTCGTTCGACTGCGTTACGTTCATGTTCTGGAACTGGATCATGGCAGCATTGGCATCGCCGGTAGAATTACCGGAATACACATCGCCAATACTCATGCTGTAGGTGCAGTTAAAATTAAACCAGGGCGCTCCATACATGGCGGCGGTAGCTGCCTGTACTTCTGCGGGTGTTTTAAAATAGGTATCTGTGGTATATTGTCCTTTGGGTGTGCCGTCGAAGAAAGATTTTTTACAGGCAACCATAGCCGATACAGCCAGGGTTATTCCTATAACACCTATAATATTTTTACAAATTGGCTTCATCGTTATACTATTTTGTCAGGTTCAGGATATTTAAAATTCAACGTTTATGCCGCCGGTAATCGTTCTGGGAACCGGGTAACGGCCCAGGTCGATACCGCTCAGGAATACGTTTCCATTTACCGGCCCTACTTCAGGATCGTACCCTGAATAGTGGGTGAACGTGTGCAGGTTCTGGATGGAAACATAAGCCCTGAACCTTGAAATGGCTTTCAGGTTCCGATGCATCAACGGGGTGAAGTTGTAACCCAGCGTTATATTCTGAATACGCAGGTAAGAACCATCTTCTATGAACCGGTTGCTGATGCCTCCGTTATCGTTCGGATCACCGTTTGCATAACGTGGCATGGAGGTGTTATTGTTTTCGTACGTCCAGCGGTCTTTTACACTGGCCATTTGATTGCCTGCCGTGGCCGTCATGGCCTCGCCCCATACGCGGGTGTAGTTGAAGATATTATTACCATACGTTCCGGTCACGAAAATGGAAAGATCGAAATTCTGATAAGAGAAGTTGTTGGTAAAACCAAAGGTGAATTTAGGGTTGGGGTTCCCGATTATTACGCGGTCGTCGCCATCGATAGCGCCGCTTTTATCCTGGTCCCTGAACTGGATATCGCCCAGGTAGGTGCCGTTTTTGGCATCTCTGCTGTTTCCGGCGCGGATGGCGGCTCCATTCAACTGATCGATGGTCTGGAACAAACCAACCGTTTGATATCCATAAAACAACCCTACTGGTTGTCCTACCATTGTTTTGGTGATGGGCGGGTTACCATTTACCGACAGGGTTTGTACAATGTTACTGGTTTGGCTGTTCAGTTCTTTTACGGTATTCTGGTAGTGTGAGAAAATGAGGGTGCTCTTCCAGTCTACTTTTGCATTTTTACCGGAGTGGTAGATCAGGGAGATGTCGTAGCCCTTATTTTGCATTTTACCATAGTTCACATAAGGCGCCGCCATTCCCAGCGTACCGCTGTTGGGAATACCGGTACCCGTAAACGCGGGATAAGTGGCTGCGAACAGGAATTTGTTGGAGATCTTATTGTACAGATCAACAGTAACATCAAACCGTTGTGCAATGCCTACATCGATACCGAGGTTGGTTTGCGCCTGGTGTTCCCATTTTACATTGGGGTTGGCATAGTTACTGATGTACTGCCCCAAACCACTGCCAAATGCAGATGAGTTGATGAACACCGGGCTAAGCGCTGAACCATATACATAGTTGGGTACATTCTGATTACCCACTTCTCCATACCCGGCCCGGATCTTCAGGTGATTGATGTATGAAAATGATTTTAAAAATTCTTCATTGGAAATTGTCCACGAAACGGAGATGCCCGGGAACCAACCTATTTGTTTACCCGGTGCAAATTTGCTGGTTTGGTCTCTTCTTATATTGGCGGTAAATGAATACCGGTTATCGAATGAATAAATGATGCGGCTGAAATAGGATTCCTGGGTGCTTTGCAACAGGCTTTGGATAGTGCTGGCTGTTGACGGATCGCCCAGGCTCAGCGAATAAAGGTCGTTGGAAACAAATTTCGACCGCGAAGAAGTTATGCTGTTCGTTTCATATTCCTGAGCCTCCTGGCCGGCCATGATGGTAACATCGTGTTGCTTTATTCTTTTTTGCCAGGTAAGTACGTTGCGCCAGTTCCAGAAAGTGGTTTTACTGGATTGTACTTTATAGCTGTTGAGGTTATTTATACTGCGGCCCCAGGCAAAGGTGGGCATCCAGGCATCGCTGTTGTTCCAGTTGAGGTCGCTGCCGAAATCAGACCGGAAGGTGAAGTCTTTCAGGAAAGTTGTTTGCACATACAGGTTGCTTTGCAGTTTGTTTTTTGTAAGCAGCGTATGCCAGGTAGTTGCCTGGGCCACCGGGTTACCGCCGCTCATGGCGCCTAAACCGGTAATATCGCTTGGACCGCCATACGTGCCATCCACATTGGTAATGGGCACATCGGGCGATTGCTGGATAGCCATGGCAATCACATTCCCGTAATTGTTATTGGAGTTATTGGTGAGCGTGATGGTTTGACCGGTGCTGCTGTAACTGCCATTTACCCCCAGTTTTAACCAGGGCTTTACCTGGTTATCGAGGTTAATGCGAATTGTTTTACGTTTTAACCCGGAACCTATAATCGTTCCTTCCTGGTTGAAATAGTTGCCGGAGATATAATAGGTGGTACCGGCTTTACCGCCCGACAAAGCCAGCTGGTAGTTTTGAATGGCGGCAGATTGAAAAATAGCCCGTTGCCAATCGGTACCCTTGCCCAGCAGATCTATATTGGCGAACTGCGGCTGCCGTTCGGTACCGGTAAAATCAGCAATGCCGTTCTTGTAAGCGCCATAAGCTTTCAGGTCCATCAGATCGAGGTACTTACTGATGTTTGCCACGCCGTAGTACCCATCGAAGGTTATTTTACCATCGCC
The Niastella koreensis GR20-10 genome window above contains:
- a CDS encoding RagB/SusD family nutrient uptake outer membrane protein encodes the protein MKPICKNIIGVIGITLAVSAMVACKKSFFDGTPKGQYTTDTYFKTPAEVQAATAAMYGAPWFNFNCTYSMSIGDVYSGNSTGDANAAMIQFQNMNVTQSNEYLYKGWASLYSVVGQANAILMNLANNPNALSLDAATVNTAMGECYFMRAAAYFYLVRNYGAVPIVTDTNNFMVNYQLPRHIVSDVYKFIINDLKQAETKLPNKGATPGRVSAGAAKAMMAKVYLTMDDFANAKAKAWELISNESTYGYGLMDSFADLFYTRNNNNKESIWALQWTASNADGAYGTGNVTQAYCAAYGQELTGGTDGWGSFKPSLDLQRDSIAGDQRRKPTYMRANDYYPELLQARGGYTYPSCKSKTGANVKKYVVGNYEDNAATGGAYSMSTGINTYMIRYADVLLTYVEAVMGNNTSTNDPIAIAQFLRVRTRAGLGGIPVNNITADDLLRERRLEFAFEGQYWYDILRLPRDKALERLSKTERGMFEGWCGDGAVVSNKISVTASMLLFPVPQSEIDIDPKLADAPVAYY
- a CDS encoding SusC/RagA family TonB-linked outer membrane protein; protein product: MKNYFSLVTAIMKLSAIPILLMLTSFCSLAKVTTGQEILAKNVTISVSNKELKSVLKDVSKMTGAKFLYSREIIQSDRRVTISVKEKPLSAFLSLVLTPLRISFEVDKNGYIFLNTIAIAGVVSGSDGIAFEDNTGYEAMPVILPGKLTGKIVTEEGVPIVSASIQVKGTTRGTTTNKEGLFELSTTDEDKILIISAIGYEKQEIVIGKESRFLIIMKTQVLNLDDVVVIGYGTQKRKDVNSSIVSIKADDLKNLPQTGIDQMLQGKASGVTVTQNSGAPGGGVSVKIRGISTFGGTEPLYVIDGVPLEGNNNKDAISFVGDGESNMSALSFLNPNDILSVDILKDASATSIYGNRAANGVIIITTKKGKAGDGKITFDGYYGVANISKYLDLMDLKAYGAYKNGIADFTGTERQPQFANIDLLGKGTDWQRAIFQSAAIQNYQLALSGGKAGTTYYISGNYFNQEGTIIGSGLKRKTIRINLDNQVKPWLKLGVNGSYSSTGQTITLTNNSNNNYGNVIAMAIQQSPDVPITNVDGTYGGPSDITGLGAMSGGNPVAQATTWHTLLTKNKLQSNLYVQTTFLKDFTFRSDFGSDLNWNNSDAWMPTFAWGRSINNLNSYKVQSSKTTFWNWRNVLTWQKRIKQHDVTIMAGQEAQEYETNSITSSRSKFVSNDLYSLSLGDPSTASTIQSLLQSTQESYFSRIIYSFDNRYSFTANIRRDQTSKFAPGKQIGWFPGISVSWTISNEEFLKSFSYINHLKIRAGYGEVGNQNVPNYVYGSALSPVFINSSAFGSGLGQYISNYANPNVKWEHQAQTNLGIDVGIAQRFDVTVDLYNKISNKFLFAATYPAFTGTGIPNSGTLGMAAPYVNYGKMQNKGYDISLIYHSGKNAKVDWKSTLIFSHYQNTVKELNSQTSNIVQTLSVNGNPPITKTMVGQPVGLFYGYQTVGLFQTIDQLNGAAIRAGNSRDAKNGTYLGDIQFRDQDKSGAIDGDDRVIIGNPNPKFTFGFTNNFSYQNFDLSIFVTGTYGNNIFNYTRVWGEAMTATAGNQMASVKDRWTYENNNTSMPRYANGDPNDNGGISNRFIEDGSYLRIQNITLGYNFTPLMHRNLKAISRFRAYVSIQNLHTFTHYSGYDPEVGPVNGNVFLSGIDLGRYPVPRTITGGINVEF